Proteins found in one bacterium genomic segment:
- a CDS encoding YajD family HNH nuclease yields MAARLKAASATGKSTPDYRRRSLEIHGWICAKCGRDFDETNLHLLTVHHRDSNAKNNPPDGSNWENLCTHCHEDEHSRDMLGRYISGQD; encoded by the coding sequence ATCGCTGCCCGTTTGAAGGCGGCCTCGGCCACCGGAAAGTCCACGCCGGACTACCGCCGCCGCTCGCTCGAGATTCACGGCTGGATCTGCGCCAAGTGCGGCCGGGATTTCGATGAAACGAACCTTCACCTCCTGACGGTGCACCACCGCGACAGCAACGCCAAAAACAATCCGCCGGACGGAAGCAACTGGGAAAACCTCTGCACCCATTGTCATGAAGATGAGCACTCCCGCGACATGCTTGGCCGCTACATCAGCGGTCAGGACTGA
- a CDS encoding NapC/NirT family cytochrome c gives MRFMRFKWTIIALGAVAAVAALGVGGLYGIRALESYDPFCTSCHLQDHQVYLDDGGRAKADVRTLGGWHLAGGKAGCISCHGEDGIFGMMQTTWLAAGDTVKFVTGDYKQPSRVFHPIKNKDCLKCHPEDRVLDLPEGSFHAITDHAELSFSCVQCHSGHKVGGRREKKFLVPNFAQPRCDKCHEELEQKVRVGALKTPPSRIPFRPIVRMAFWNTPGN, from the coding sequence ATGCGATTTATGCGCTTCAAGTGGACGATTATCGCTCTGGGCGCCGTGGCGGCGGTGGCGGCGCTCGGGGTGGGCGGCCTGTACGGCATCCGCGCGCTGGAGTCCTACGATCCCTTCTGCACCTCGTGTCACCTCCAGGACCATCAAGTCTATCTGGACGACGGAGGACGGGCGAAAGCCGATGTCCGCACCCTGGGCGGATGGCATCTGGCGGGCGGGAAGGCCGGCTGCATCTCTTGTCATGGGGAGGACGGCATTTTCGGAATGATGCAGACGACGTGGCTGGCCGCGGGCGATACCGTGAAATTCGTCACGGGCGATTACAAGCAACCCTCCCGCGTGTTTCATCCCATCAAGAACAAGGATTGCCTCAAGTGCCACCCCGAGGACAGGGTGCTCGATCTTCCCGAGGGGAGTTTTCACGCTATCACCGACCACGCGGAGCTTTCCTTTTCTTGTGTCCAGTGCCACAGTGGCCACAAGGTGGGTGGAAGGAGAGAGAAGAAATTCCTGGTGCCGAATTTTGCGCAGCCTCGCTGTGACAAATGCCACGAAGAGCTGGAGCAGAAAGTCCGCGTCGGGGCGCTGAAGACCCCGCCTTCCCGGATTCCCTTTCGCCCGATCGTCCGCATGGCCTTTTGGAATACGCCCGGAAATTAA
- a CDS encoding DMT family transporter: MRFYVLAITVTFLWGLSFTTVKIGLQGMGPFTFLWLRSLISALTVFFLIRMRGGKFMPPKGSRDFWWNTLLHNLVFLLFYNGAAFTTAGRASLFLYGQPIFYTALAAWLMPAERIGVRGVAGFSAAAIGMVLLFNEKLAATGPTWLGDAIILVSAFVWGVQSLFLKVRLKGHDAFQITAWVQLVAVVLFLPIALAKGEGWPDLTNLYVLTGAGYNGIVGTGITQVLWVILLAQYSPSRVSAYMFLCPVFGVFLGALILQEVLGLPTLAGAALIAAGIYLVNTRRMKGAGEIAASRPD, from the coding sequence GTGCGGTTTTACGTCCTGGCCATCACGGTGACCTTTCTCTGGGGGTTGAGCTTCACAACAGTGAAGATCGGCCTTCAGGGGATGGGGCCGTTTACGTTTCTCTGGCTCAGGAGCCTGATTTCCGCGCTGACGGTTTTTTTTCTCATCCGGATGCGCGGCGGAAAATTCATGCCTCCAAAGGGGAGCCGGGATTTTTGGTGGAACACGCTTCTGCACAACCTGGTATTTCTCCTGTTTTACAACGGCGCCGCCTTCACGACGGCGGGCCGGGCCTCGCTGTTTCTCTACGGGCAGCCCATCTTCTACACCGCCCTTGCGGCATGGCTGATGCCCGCCGAGCGGATCGGCGTGCGGGGCGTCGCGGGATTCTCAGCGGCGGCGATCGGGATGGTCCTCCTTTTCAACGAAAAGCTCGCGGCCACGGGCCCGACCTGGCTGGGCGACGCCATCATCCTGGTCTCTGCTTTTGTGTGGGGGGTGCAGTCGCTCTTTCTCAAGGTGCGCCTCAAGGGGCATGATGCGTTCCAGATCACGGCGTGGGTGCAGCTCGTCGCCGTGGTGCTCTTCCTTCCCATCGCCTTGGCGAAGGGGGAGGGCTGGCCGGACCTGACCAATCTCTACGTCCTCACGGGGGCGGGCTACAACGGCATCGTGGGAACGGGCATCACCCAGGTGTTGTGGGTGATACTCCTGGCGCAGTACTCTCCGAGCCGCGTCAGCGCGTACATGTTCCTCTGTCCGGTGTTCGGGGTTTTCCTGGGGGCGCTGATCCTTCAGGAGGTGCTCGGGCTGCCGACCCTTGCCGGGGCGGCGCTGATTGCGGCGGGCATCTACCTCGTCAATACTCGCCGCATGAAGGGCGCCGGCGAAATCGCCGCGTCCCGGCCGGACTGA